A region of Antedon mediterranea chromosome 8, ecAntMedi1.1, whole genome shotgun sequence DNA encodes the following proteins:
- the LOC140056970 gene encoding neurotrypsin-like — translation MYLLNLSKVIFMLCFCSSGAFAISESVRLVDGLTLSGRLEVSYNGHRQWGTVCANNFDMIDATVVCRELNLGYAVKVLSNTDIRQASYSTSIVLDGVKCDGDERRLSDCLASSQVSQNCTHSDDVGVECTGETHPVRFASYGYYLDYTGYIEIQNNGVWGTVCYDAWNTENTDVVCKQMGYEDGTSYQASSYYNELSDGILSSIDCIGDELTLDQCGNFYFENNVCSTKTEVTCKQDFFATDYRIRLVGGKTSNEGILEVFVDYQWGTVCGKSWSINEAKVICQQLGFSSVDNYSQNRYLYQIRNIESHPVNIYSAYCDWLDDEFESCDLTKMSATVSTCNHDDDVALSCAIDGAQSGDVRLVGGSDDSEGILELFYNGAWGTICDSPWYSDNSLAVCKQLGYSHQYDASDFEFEKSLVEKQHHLSFTCYGSETSLLSCDTSDYDPGSCYTGNVAVNCTHAASIGILIGILVLIVIIIAISSICYARRRRRNAASATTTTTSVPLTNQPVQVHPPVQQPLLQPGQPGYQPQPGYAPQPGYAPQPGYAPQPGYAPPPAYPTQPAQSYPPQPAMAYPPQPTMEYPPQPGQGYPPQPAQGYPSQPSQGYPPQPAQGYPPQHAQGYPPQPGYAPQPDQGYPPNVAAEKQSSPYPNDPAYPVQPSAPPQADPPQYDVSATYPQT, via the exons ATGTATCTCCTGAATTTGTCAAAGGTCATATTCATGTTATGTTTCTGTTCATCAGGTGCATTTGCTA TTTCAGAGAGTGTACGTTTAGTTGATGGTCTCACTCTCAGTGGTCGTCTTGAGGTATCGTACAACGGTCACCGTCAATGGGGGACAGTGTGCGCTAATAACTTTGATATGATTGATGCCACTGTGGTGTGCCGTGAGCTTAACTTAGGATATGCTGTAAAGGTGTTATCTAATACCGATATTCGACAAGCATCATATTCTACAAGTATAGTGCTTGATGGCGTTAAATGTGATGGTGATGAACGACGACTTTCTGATTGTCTGGCTAGCTCGCAGGTTTCACAAAATTGTACTCATAGTGACGATGTTGGAGTAGAATGTACAGGAG agACACATCCTGTTCGTTTTGCTAGTTATGGGTATTATTTAGATTATACTGGCTatattgaaatacaaaataatggaGTATGGGGTACAGTCTGTTACGATGCTTGGAATACGGAAAACACAGATGTTGTATGTAAACAAATGGGCTATGAAGATGGAACTTCATACCAAGCATCTAGTTATTATAATGAACTTAGTGATGGTATTCTCAGTAGTATTGATTGCATAGGAGATGAGCTAACCCTTGATCAGTGtggaaatttttattttgaaaataatgtgTGTTCTACTAAAACTGAAGTTACTTGCAAACAGGATTTCTTTG cCACTGATTATAGAATTCGTCTTGTTGGCGGTAAAACTAGCAATGAAGGAATTTTGGAGGTGTTCGTGGATTATCAATGGGGAACGGTTTGTGGAAAGTCGTGGAGCATCAACGAAGCAAAAGTTATTTGCCAACAGCTTGGGTTTTCCAGCGTTGACAATTACTCCCAAAATCGTTACTTGTACCAAATTAGAAACATTGAGTCACATCCAGTAAATATTTATAGCGCCTATTGTGATTGGTTGGATGATGAATTTGAATCTTGTGATTTGACTAAGATGTCGGCCACGGTATCAACATGTAACCATGACGATGATGTAGCACTTAGTTGTGCAATAGATG GTGCTCAGTCTGGTGATGTACGTCTTGTTGGCGGCAGTGATGATAGTGAAGGCATTCTAGAATTGTTTTACAACGGTGCATGGGGAACCATTTGTGACAGTCCGTGGTACAGTGACAACTCATTAGCAGTGTGTAAACAGCTTGGTTATAGTCATCAATACGATGCTAGCGATTTTGAATTTGAGAAAAGTTTAGTAGAGAAACAGCACCATCTTAGCTTTACATGTTACGGTTCAGAAACCTCACTTCTCTCTTGCGATACTTCTGACTATGATCCTGGCTCTTGTTACACTGGAAATGTTGCAGTTAACTGTACACATGCTG CATCAATTGGTATATTGATTGGAATATTGGTAttaatagtaattattattgcaatatcCTCTATCTGCTATGCCAGAAGAAGGAGAAGAAATGCCGCTTCTGCTACTACAACTACTACGTCAGTGCCATTAACAAACCAACCAGTTCAGGTGCATCCGCCAGTTCAACAACCACTTCTACAACCTGGACAGCCTGGCTACCAACCTCAACCAGGGTACGCACCTCAGCCTGGATACGCACCTCAGCCTGGTTATGCACCTCAGCCTGGTTATGCACCCCCACCGGCATATCCAACACAGCCAGCCCAAAGCTACCCACCACAGCCTGCTATGGCATACCCACCACAGCCTACTATGGAGTACCCACCACAGCCTGGTCAGGGCTATCCACCACAGCCTGCTCAGGGCTACCCATCACAGCCTTCACAGGGCTACCCACCACAGCCTGCACAGGGCTACCCACCACAGCATGCTCAGGGCTACCCACCACAGCCTGGGTATGCACCTCAGCCTGACCAAGGTTACCCACCTAATGTAGCTGCTGAGAAACAAAGTTCTCCCTACCCTAATGACCCAGCCTATCCTGTGCAGCCATCGGCACCTCCTCAGGCTGACCCTCCGCAATATGATGTTTCTGCTACATACCCCCAAACTTAG